The following is a genomic window from Bactrocera tryoni isolate S06 chromosome 2, CSIRO_BtryS06_freeze2, whole genome shotgun sequence.
ataaaattaaagttcatTCATACAAGCTCCCATCCGTAGTCtagtatatttgaaatttaaaaaaatcatggtttattatagtatatttcaaaatttcattgtaCAATCTTAATTCTGAAAGTGGGACCTACTTCTGGATCTGATGTGTTGTTACACTTATAATTGAGGGCCTTTTGGCATcaattacacaaaatttttgaaaaactgtaaTAGTTTGTATAGTGTGTCGGTTGTTATTTCTTCTGTTTGTGATTCTGGTTCTGGTTTTGGGTTTGGCTTTCGTTTTGGTGTTGGCTCTGGTTCTGGAGTTGACTCTGGTTGTGGTTGTGGTTCTGGTGTTGCTTCTGTTTGTAGTTCCGGTTCTGGTATTGCTTCTGTTTGTGATTGTGGTTCTGGTGTTGGTTCTGGTTGCAGGGTTGGTTCTGGTTCTGCTACTATTGAGAAGATTGGTTTAAATGTAGTCGTATATATTGGGTTAAATCGCAGAACTGGTTGGTTAACATATTCCAAATTTAACATGATTTTCCCATCGGACTTGGTTATAGTTGGTTGTTGACATACCACAATCTGTAAaaggcaaaaaattatttaaattacttcatacatttttttttcatattacatCCTAACCTGTACGACAAGCAGGCCTACAAGCCACATTATTGCATGTCTCTGCGCCATCAGTTAGTCGCCTAAAGCTTTCATTGGCATGACATAAAGCAGCACTGACGTTTTAGACATTTAATTTAGCATTTTATATCGTTTTCTAAATTCCAGTTCAATATTAGCATTTCATGCTAAGGTTTGTAATTTGAATTAACATGCCCTAACGGAAAATCTAATAATGTTTAGTTTTCACAAATATTGGGGGGCGTTCTTTTCCAGGTGTTTTGATAGAGGCTTTCGTTTACAAGCACTATTACAATCATTTTGTACCCAGCAATTGgaataattaattaagaaatttttgtttcctgaagaatatacatatatgtaggtctaagcattaaatttctttcggatatctcagaaactaacgaacaaatttttataatccctAAATGCTAATctaaaggtttcaagaccggagcatactcttgtacaaggtgcttttcaaagtaaacag
Proteins encoded in this region:
- the LOC120769212 gene encoding E3 ubiquitin-protein ligase RNF12-B-like, which gives rise to MAQRHAIMWLVGLLVVQIVVCQQPTITKSDGKIMLNLEYVNQPVLRFNPIYTTTFKPIFSIVAEPEPTLQPEPTPEPQSQTEAIPEPELQTEATPEPQPQPESTPEPEPTPKRKPNPKPEPESQTEEITTDTLYKLLQFFKNFV